In a single window of the Leptospira barantonii genome:
- a CDS encoding polysaccharide deacetylase family protein, whose protein sequence is MLSEEESSELSRTISEIKNSGIESEVIERKFKTLRILFSIGFFTFLSAVSILTLTHRIFRLEATVEKQTVHITTLEETLTSLRLEEQQQEEELLKFKSDLYDAVPDGDLSDQVSENKSNLEILPGSDVGKNVNRGDIRFKEIALTFDLGTGEDLKLIYEYLSRFPIKITLFVSNENPALKNGSFFSNTNLYYLKKLSELGNRVVFGNHTWSHYNIPRSLYEPSLRKRALLSYVSDEIPDTNFLQQEMRMVEEKFESVTGKELTKYYRLPYGGFDPLVIRTFGKLGYTHHIFWSNNSVGSLDIPDFVYKKFIYKKDPQTGKTRIMPNPNYKTRAEALDFLYRWEEADKNGMNGAIILMHLGSPRQSEKLIYILPDFIQEMLSKGYHFVTVPEIINDHQD, encoded by the coding sequence ATGTTAAGCGAGGAAGAATCATCGGAACTTTCCAGAACGATTTCCGAAATCAAAAACAGCGGAATCGAATCCGAGGTGATCGAAAGAAAGTTCAAAACTCTTCGTATACTTTTTTCCATCGGCTTTTTCACATTCTTAAGCGCCGTTTCCATTCTTACCCTAACGCATAGAATTTTCAGACTCGAAGCGACCGTTGAAAAACAAACGGTACATATCACAACTCTTGAGGAAACCTTAACCTCTCTTCGCTTGGAAGAACAACAACAAGAAGAAGAACTTCTTAAGTTCAAATCGGATCTGTATGACGCGGTTCCCGACGGAGATTTATCCGATCAGGTTTCGGAAAACAAATCGAATTTGGAAATTCTTCCCGGCTCGGATGTGGGTAAAAATGTCAACCGAGGTGATATACGTTTTAAGGAAATCGCACTTACCTTTGACCTGGGAACGGGTGAAGACTTAAAACTCATTTACGAATATCTTTCTCGCTTTCCGATCAAGATCACTTTGTTCGTTTCCAACGAAAACCCTGCTTTGAAGAACGGATCGTTTTTCAGCAACACGAACCTTTACTATCTCAAAAAACTTTCCGAGCTCGGAAACCGAGTCGTATTCGGAAATCATACTTGGAGTCATTATAACATTCCAAGAAGTTTATACGAACCTTCCTTGCGTAAAAGGGCATTGCTCAGTTACGTTTCGGATGAGATCCCGGATACGAACTTTCTCCAGCAGGAAATGAGAATGGTGGAGGAAAAATTTGAGTCTGTTACGGGGAAGGAACTTACTAAGTATTACCGTCTTCCTTACGGCGGATTCGACCCTTTGGTGATCCGCACCTTCGGCAAATTGGGTTATACGCACCATATTTTTTGGAGCAACAATTCGGTTGGCTCCTTAGACATTCCGGATTTCGTATATAAGAAATTCATTTATAAGAAAGATCCGCAAACCGGCAAAACGAGAATCATGCCGAATCCAAATTACAAAACCAGAGCGGAAGCTTTGGACTTTTTATACAGATGGGAAGAGGCGGACAAAAACGGTATGAACGGCGCAATCATTCTGATGCACTTGGGATCTCCAAGACAATCCGAAAAACTGATCTACATTCTTCCCGATTTTATCCAAGAAATGCTTTCGAAAGGTTATCATTTCGTGACCGTCCCGGAAATCATCAACGATCACCAGGACTGA
- the tyrS gene encoding tyrosine--tRNA ligase translates to MDIQKQIEIIRRGTVDLISEEELKSKLQKKKTLKIKAGFDPTAPDLHLGHFVQLKKLKHFQDLGHEVSFLLGDFTAMIGDPTGKSETRKRLSKEEVLENSKTYQSQVFKVLDPVKTKIVYNSSWCSGMNFEDVLVLSSKYNVARMLERDDFSKRYKAGQPISMIEFLYPLVQGYDSVAMECDVELGGTDQKFNLLVGRDLQREYGKEAQCVLTLPLLVGLDGTKKMSKSLGNYVGITEAPIDMFGKLMSISDDLMWNYFELLTDLPLPEIENRKNGMAKKELHPKEVKTELAKLIMDQFSPASENETAIEEWKKIHNPKSRAVPDDIKEVTLGEEFFAETPEPLLVWVLSKLAFVPSVSEGRRLIKAGGLYLSEDKITDEKLPIQKGKEYLVRQGKKGKFLKILS, encoded by the coding sequence ATGGACATTCAAAAACAAATCGAAATCATTCGCCGCGGCACCGTTGATCTGATCAGCGAAGAAGAGTTAAAATCCAAACTTCAAAAAAAGAAAACGCTTAAAATCAAGGCGGGCTTCGATCCAACCGCACCCGATCTTCACCTCGGTCATTTTGTTCAGCTCAAAAAATTAAAACACTTCCAAGACCTGGGTCACGAGGTTTCTTTTCTCCTCGGAGATTTCACAGCGATGATCGGAGATCCGACTGGAAAATCCGAAACCAGAAAACGTCTTTCTAAAGAAGAGGTTCTTGAGAATTCCAAAACCTACCAAAGCCAGGTCTTTAAGGTTCTCGATCCGGTGAAAACGAAGATCGTCTACAATTCAAGCTGGTGTTCCGGAATGAATTTCGAAGACGTTCTCGTTCTCAGTTCCAAATACAACGTCGCGAGAATGCTCGAAAGAGACGACTTCAGCAAACGTTACAAAGCCGGACAACCGATCTCTATGATCGAATTTTTATATCCTCTCGTTCAAGGTTACGATTCGGTCGCTATGGAATGCGACGTGGAACTCGGCGGAACCGATCAAAAGTTCAATCTTCTTGTGGGCAGAGATTTACAAAGAGAATACGGAAAAGAAGCGCAGTGTGTTCTAACCCTTCCGTTACTTGTGGGATTGGACGGAACCAAAAAGATGTCCAAATCCCTCGGCAATTACGTGGGGATCACCGAGGCACCGATCGATATGTTCGGAAAACTCATGTCGATCAGCGACGATCTGATGTGGAATTACTTCGAGCTTCTGACCGATCTTCCTTTGCCCGAAATCGAAAACCGCAAAAACGGAATGGCAAAGAAGGAACTTCACCCGAAAGAAGTGAAGACGGAACTTGCGAAATTAATTATGGATCAATTTTCTCCCGCGTCCGAAAACGAAACGGCGATCGAAGAATGGAAAAAAATCCACAATCCGAAGTCCAGAGCGGTTCCGGACGATATCAAAGAAGTCACCTTGGGTGAAGAATTCTTTGCCGAAACACCCGAACCCTTGCTCGTTTGGGTCCTGAGCAAACTTGCTTTTGTTCCATCCGTTTCCGAAGGAAGAAGGCTCATCAAAGCGGGCGGTTTGTATCTTTCCGAAGACAAGATTACGGACGAAAAACTTCCGATTCAAAAGGGAAAAGAATACTTGGTAAGACAGGGGAAAAAGGGAAAATTTTTAAAAATTCTTTCCTAA
- a CDS encoding glycerol-3-phosphate dehydrogenase/oxidase produces the protein MQICRGKETCKAGRILKMEKQNRAEQISKLQKETFDILVIGGGSTGAGAALDAAKRGYKVALIEKKDFASGTSSRSTKLIHGGVRYLAQFHFKLIHEALTERQRLLENAPHLVKPLKFVLPAYRFYERPYYGIGLTLYDILASKGKLPSHKTVSRSEAISEFKAIKKDGLFGGITYYDAQFNDARLNVLIARSAEKEGATVANRVELVSFVKENGKLKGANLKDLETGKTFPVYANVIANTTGIWVDHIRKLDDPRTFNVLSPSQGIHLVFSKEKVPCESAMIIPKTKDGRVVFIIPWEDHVILGTTDTPIENPGDEPLPIGNEVQFLLDTGNDYLENPVSEKDILSVFVGIRPLISPEGNQDTKNISREEVILVSNSGLVTMGGGKWSTYRKMAEDLVDKLIQVGNLDEQNPCSTKFYAYPGAAGYSETLYQEIEKTYKIDTIFAKRLQNYYGTEAFAILGKKPKLLGKGIPYFEEEVLFAAKEEFALGVTDVLARRFRILFVNLDMAQKMVAPVAALLSKQLKWKDKTKKAEESEALDLIASLRKSYR, from the coding sequence ATGCAAATTTGTAGGGGGAAAGAAACCTGTAAAGCAGGAAGAATTCTCAAAATGGAAAAACAGAACCGAGCCGAACAAATTTCTAAACTGCAAAAAGAGACCTTCGATATTCTCGTGATCGGAGGCGGATCTACTGGCGCCGGAGCCGCTTTGGATGCGGCCAAAAGAGGATACAAAGTTGCGCTCATCGAAAAGAAAGATTTTGCTTCGGGCACCTCTTCCCGTTCCACCAAACTCATTCACGGTGGAGTTCGATATTTAGCTCAATTTCATTTTAAACTGATTCACGAAGCATTGACCGAAAGGCAAAGACTTTTGGAAAACGCTCCTCATTTGGTAAAACCTCTCAAGTTCGTTCTTCCCGCGTATCGTTTTTATGAAAGACCTTACTATGGAATCGGTCTTACTTTGTATGATATTCTCGCTTCGAAAGGAAAACTTCCTTCTCACAAAACGGTTTCGAGATCGGAAGCAATCTCCGAATTTAAGGCGATCAAAAAGGACGGTCTTTTTGGTGGAATCACCTACTACGACGCCCAATTCAATGACGCACGTTTGAACGTGTTGATCGCAAGATCCGCGGAAAAAGAAGGAGCGACCGTCGCCAACAGAGTCGAACTCGTTTCTTTCGTTAAGGAGAATGGAAAGTTAAAGGGCGCCAATCTCAAGGATTTAGAAACCGGAAAAACTTTCCCTGTTTACGCGAACGTAATCGCGAACACGACCGGGATCTGGGTCGACCATATTCGTAAACTCGACGATCCAAGGACGTTTAACGTTCTTTCTCCGAGTCAGGGAATTCATCTCGTGTTCTCCAAAGAAAAAGTTCCTTGTGAATCCGCGATGATTATTCCGAAAACCAAGGACGGACGAGTTGTGTTTATCATTCCTTGGGAAGATCATGTGATTCTCGGAACCACCGATACTCCGATTGAGAATCCGGGCGACGAACCTCTTCCGATCGGCAACGAGGTTCAATTCTTGCTCGATACGGGAAATGATTATCTGGAGAATCCGGTTTCCGAAAAAGATATTCTTTCCGTGTTTGTCGGGATCAGGCCTTTGATTTCTCCGGAAGGAAATCAGGATACGAAAAATATTTCCAGAGAAGAAGTCATCCTCGTTTCAAACTCCGGTCTGGTTACGATGGGCGGAGGAAAATGGTCCACGTATAGAAAGATGGCCGAGGACCTTGTAGATAAGCTGATTCAAGTCGGAAATTTGGACGAACAAAATCCATGCTCCACTAAGTTTTACGCGTATCCCGGTGCCGCAGGATATTCGGAAACTTTGTATCAAGAAATCGAAAAAACTTATAAGATCGATACGATCTTTGCAAAACGACTTCAGAATTATTACGGAACGGAAGCATTCGCAATTCTCGGGAAGAAACCGAAACTTTTAGGAAAGGGAATTCCCTACTTCGAGGAAGAGGTTCTATTTGCGGCTAAGGAAGAATTCGCGTTAGGCGTCACCGACGTTCTTGCGAGAAGATTTAGAATCCTCTTTGTGAATTTGGACATGGCCCAGAAGATGGTGGCGCCGGTTGCCGCCCTTCTTTCCAAACAATTGAAGTGGAAGGACAAGACCAAAAAAGCGGAAGAATCCGAAGCGTTGGATTTGATAGCGAGCTTGAGGAAGTCTTATCGTTAA
- the rpoD gene encoding RNA polymerase sigma factor RpoD yields the protein MENLQSMPEVQKIISLGKANGEVSYDDINEILPDKILNSEKIDDFFTLLHEMGIEIVEEYTRNTLEPASTLVPKDDSKPARKKKESSSSASGSEDPIKLYLREIGKVSLISGETEVFLAKRIEKGEKIIEETILSSSILRANYIKLLPKIRSKKIKVYDLIRVDKMYALNAEEAHKLEELFFKNILVIQEQEKVLQEAVSKIRKYSETSKKFKEFKEKIDASTEIIHNAIRELGVSQKEIQKISQKIKSMVFRIKEIDRHFLKIKAQYGQDVRDIKAFNRFIEKNEKLDDIEVKMGVNIDEVREVIKDIRNNERKLRRMEQEAGSTVQEIKDWGEKIIKGEREISQAKKELVKANLRLVVSIAKRYANRGMHFFDLIQEGNIGLIKAVDKFEYKKGYKFSTYATWWIRQAITRAISDQARTIRVPVHMIEQVNKVIRETRLFVQEFGRDPSNEEIAERLGWPVQKVKMVKNVAREPISLEIPVGSEEDSELGDFIPDTEVETPVNAAASSILAEQIRQVLHTLPAREQKVIRMRFGLDDGYPQTLEEVGYQFKVTRERIRQIEAKALRRLRHPSRSKKLKDYIDG from the coding sequence ATGGAAAATCTGCAAAGCATGCCTGAGGTTCAGAAGATTATATCTCTGGGAAAGGCAAACGGAGAAGTCTCATACGACGATATCAACGAGATTCTTCCCGATAAAATTCTGAACTCAGAAAAGATAGACGATTTCTTTACCCTTCTTCACGAGATGGGAATCGAAATCGTGGAAGAATATACCAGAAACACTCTGGAGCCCGCTTCCACTCTCGTTCCTAAGGACGATTCCAAACCTGCGAGAAAGAAAAAAGAATCCTCTTCATCCGCGAGCGGTTCCGAAGATCCGATCAAACTATACTTAAGAGAAATCGGAAAGGTAAGTTTGATTTCCGGTGAGACCGAAGTGTTTCTCGCCAAAAGAATCGAGAAGGGCGAGAAGATCATCGAAGAAACGATCTTAAGTTCCTCCATTCTCCGCGCGAACTACATAAAACTTCTTCCGAAGATCCGTAGCAAAAAGATCAAAGTCTACGATTTGATCCGCGTGGACAAAATGTATGCGCTGAACGCCGAAGAGGCGCATAAACTCGAAGAATTATTCTTTAAGAACATTCTCGTGATCCAAGAACAAGAAAAGGTTCTTCAGGAAGCGGTTTCCAAAATCAGAAAGTATTCCGAGACTTCCAAAAAATTTAAGGAATTCAAAGAGAAGATCGACGCTTCCACGGAGATCATCCACAACGCGATCCGCGAACTTGGAGTTTCTCAAAAAGAAATCCAAAAGATTTCCCAAAAGATCAAGTCCATGGTTTTTAGAATCAAGGAAATCGATCGCCACTTCTTAAAGATCAAGGCTCAATACGGACAAGACGTTCGCGACATCAAAGCGTTCAACCGTTTTATCGAAAAGAACGAGAAGTTAGACGACATCGAAGTAAAGATGGGAGTGAACATCGACGAAGTTCGCGAGGTCATCAAGGACATTCGCAACAACGAAAGAAAACTCCGTCGTATGGAACAGGAAGCGGGTTCCACGGTTCAAGAGATCAAGGACTGGGGTGAAAAAATCATCAAGGGCGAACGAGAAATTTCTCAAGCCAAAAAAGAACTCGTCAAAGCGAACCTTCGTCTTGTGGTTTCCATCGCGAAACGTTATGCGAACCGAGGAATGCACTTCTTCGATTTGATCCAAGAAGGAAACATCGGTCTGATCAAGGCCGTCGATAAATTCGAATATAAGAAAGGTTATAAATTCTCCACATACGCGACTTGGTGGATCCGTCAGGCGATCACAAGAGCGATCTCCGACCAAGCGAGAACGATCCGAGTACCTGTTCACATGATCGAACAGGTCAACAAGGTAATCCGCGAAACCAGATTGTTCGTTCAAGAATTCGGACGCGATCCGAGCAACGAAGAGATTGCGGAACGTTTGGGTTGGCCGGTTCAAAAAGTGAAGATGGTCAAAAACGTAGCGAGAGAACCGATTTCTCTCGAAATCCCAGTCGGTTCCGAGGAAGATTCGGAGCTTGGAGATTTTATTCCGGATACGGAAGTGGAAACTCCCGTAAACGCGGCGGCTTCAAGCATTCTCGCGGAACAGATTCGTCAGGTTCTTCATACTCTTCCGGCGCGTGAACAAAAGGTGATCCGTATGCGCTTCGGTTTGGACGACGGTTATCCTCAGACGTTGGAAGAGGTCGGATATCAATTCAAGGTTACGAGAGAAAGGATTCGTCAGATCGAAGCGAAGGCGCTTCGAAGACTCAGACATCCTTCGCGTTCTAAGAAGTTGAAGGATTACATCGACGGTTAA